One genomic segment of Mycolicibacterium gilvum includes these proteins:
- a CDS encoding GntR family transcriptional regulator yields MNAPARARTAGAVRREQLSDEVAARLRVEIMTGALRPESFIRLDETAARLGVSITPVREALRTLRGEGMVELEPHRGHRVIPLSRNDIEDIFWLQSTIAQELAATATRRITEEQIEQLSRLNDTLASAVEQRDVQRIAQAEFEFHRTFNRAAGRVKLSWFLLHAARYLPPQLFASDDDWGAQAVVSHAELIAALRRGDVDVVVELTRGQFTDGLHRLIAWLEQVGLWS; encoded by the coding sequence ATGAACGCGCCCGCCAGAGCCCGCACCGCGGGCGCGGTGCGGCGCGAGCAGCTCTCCGACGAGGTGGCCGCGCGACTGCGGGTCGAGATCATGACCGGCGCCCTCCGGCCCGAATCGTTCATCCGGCTCGACGAGACAGCGGCCCGGTTGGGCGTCAGCATCACACCGGTGCGTGAAGCGTTGCGCACACTGCGTGGCGAGGGCATGGTCGAGCTCGAGCCCCACCGCGGGCATCGGGTGATTCCCTTGTCGCGCAACGACATCGAGGACATCTTCTGGCTACAGTCGACAATCGCCCAGGAGCTCGCCGCGACGGCCACCCGGCGTATCACCGAGGAACAGATCGAACAGTTGTCGCGCCTGAACGACACGCTGGCATCGGCGGTGGAGCAACGCGACGTCCAGCGAATCGCCCAGGCGGAGTTCGAGTTTCACCGCACCTTCAATCGAGCGGCGGGACGCGTCAAACTCTCGTGGTTCCTGCTGCACGCCGCCCGGTACCTGCCACCGCAGTTGTTCGCCTCAGACGACGACTGGGGCGCGCAGGCAGTGGTCAGCCACGCCGAGCTGATCGCTGCGCTGCGCCGAGGCGACGTCGACGTGGTCGTCGAGCTGACCCGGGGCCAGTTCACCGACGGCCTGCACCGGCTCATCGCGTGGCTGGAGCAGGTGGGGCTCTGGAGCTGA
- a CDS encoding DUF72 domain-containing protein produces the protein MSVRIGTSGWAYTHWRGVLYEPGLPTTRWLQRYVDEFDTVELNGSFYRWPSDAQFERWRDQLPDGFVMAVKAARGLTHARRLRSPEVWVERLERGWRALGERKGPLLVQLHPALERDDARLDRFLGVMPADIPVAVEFRHPSWDDPQVYELLERHDAAYVVMSGAHLPCILKATASLVYVRLHGPDPDALYGGSYSADDLRWWADRIREWTAQGRDVVVYFNNDLGGNAVRNARDLKAALSR, from the coding sequence ATGAGCGTGCGAATCGGCACCTCGGGCTGGGCGTACACCCACTGGCGCGGCGTTCTCTACGAACCGGGCCTGCCGACCACCCGATGGCTGCAGCGTTATGTCGACGAGTTCGACACCGTGGAGCTCAACGGCAGCTTCTACCGCTGGCCCTCCGACGCGCAGTTCGAGCGCTGGCGAGACCAGTTGCCCGACGGTTTCGTGATGGCCGTGAAGGCGGCGCGGGGCCTGACCCATGCCCGCCGGCTGCGTTCGCCCGAGGTGTGGGTGGAGCGGTTGGAGCGCGGCTGGCGGGCGCTCGGAGAGCGCAAGGGGCCGCTGCTGGTGCAACTGCACCCCGCGCTGGAACGCGACGACGCGCGGCTCGACCGTTTCCTCGGCGTGATGCCCGCGGACATCCCCGTGGCCGTCGAGTTCCGGCATCCGTCGTGGGACGACCCGCAGGTGTACGAACTTCTGGAGCGCCACGATGCGGCCTACGTCGTGATGAGCGGCGCGCACCTCCCGTGCATCCTGAAGGCGACCGCGTCGCTGGTGTACGTGCGGCTGCACGGGCCGGACCCCGACGCGTTGTACGGCGGGTCCTACAGCGCCGACGACCTGCGGTGGTGGGCCGACCGGATCCGGGAGTGGACGGCACAGGGCAGGGACGTGGTGGTGTACTTCAACAACGACCTGGGCGGCAACGCCGTGCGCAATGCGCGGGATCTGAAAGCGGCCCTGAGCCGGTGA
- a CDS encoding sensor histidine kinase produces MTGPFRFPSAWREFLAAEPVRVSAVLRLPLIGLIAVLVWIWEVNHWLPGLYAAILGSYAVVAVVWLLAVSRGPVPRWADWASSAVDVLVIVSLCVVSGGATAALLPVFFLLPISVAFQDRPALTAIIGSVTAVAYLTVWVFYSRRDDEVGLPNMVYTQFGFLVWMAVATTALSFVLAHRAVRLRNLQEVRVQLVSEAMQSDERHNREVAESLHDGPLQTLLAARLELDEARERHPDSALDAVYAALQETADGLRATVTELHPQVLAQLGLTAGIRELLRQFQSRHLLEVDAELEEVGEPQSQALLYRAARELLTNIVKHADATTVRVRLARRGDRVVLSVADDGAGFDPAILGTSLGQGHIGLGSLIARFDAMGGSMRITSSDGHGTEVTATSPPEPA; encoded by the coding sequence GTGACCGGTCCCTTTCGGTTCCCGAGCGCCTGGCGGGAGTTCCTGGCTGCCGAGCCGGTGCGGGTGTCGGCGGTGCTGCGGCTGCCGCTGATCGGGCTGATCGCGGTACTCGTCTGGATCTGGGAGGTCAACCACTGGCTGCCGGGGCTGTACGCCGCGATCCTGGGCAGCTACGCCGTCGTCGCGGTGGTGTGGCTGCTGGCGGTGTCGCGCGGACCGGTGCCGCGGTGGGCCGACTGGGCGTCCAGCGCCGTCGACGTGCTGGTCATCGTGTCGTTGTGCGTCGTATCCGGTGGGGCGACGGCTGCGCTGCTCCCGGTCTTCTTCCTGCTGCCCATATCCGTGGCATTCCAGGACCGGCCCGCGCTGACCGCGATCATCGGATCGGTCACGGCCGTCGCATATCTCACGGTCTGGGTGTTCTACTCCCGACGCGACGACGAGGTGGGCCTGCCGAACATGGTCTACACCCAGTTCGGGTTCCTGGTGTGGATGGCGGTGGCGACGACGGCTCTGAGCTTCGTGCTGGCCCACCGCGCGGTCCGGCTGAGGAACCTGCAGGAGGTGCGGGTGCAATTGGTCTCGGAGGCAATGCAATCCGACGAACGCCACAACCGCGAGGTCGCCGAGAGCCTGCACGACGGGCCCTTGCAGACCCTGCTGGCGGCGCGTCTGGAACTCGACGAGGCACGCGAACGCCATCCGGATTCCGCCCTCGACGCGGTCTACGCGGCGTTGCAGGAGACCGCCGACGGGCTGCGCGCGACGGTCACCGAGCTGCATCCGCAGGTGCTGGCCCAGCTCGGCCTGACCGCGGGGATCCGGGAGTTGTTGCGGCAGTTCCAGTCCCGGCATCTGCTTGAGGTCGACGCCGAACTCGAGGAGGTCGGCGAGCCGCAGTCCCAGGCGCTGCTGTACCGGGCGGCACGGGAACTGCTCACCAACATCGTCAAGCATGCGGACGCGACCACGGTCCGGGTGCGGCTGGCCCGGCGTGGCGACCGCGTCGTCCTCAGCGTCGCCGACGACGGGGCCGGATTCGATCCGGCGATCCTCGGAACGTCGCTGGGACAGGGCCACATCGGCCTCGGGTCGCTGATCGCGCGGTTCGACGCGATGGGCGGCTCGATGCGCATCACCTCGAGCGACGGTCACGGCACCGAGGTGACCGCGACCTCGCCGCCGGAGCCTGCCTAG
- a CDS encoding TetR/AcrR family transcriptional regulator, whose translation MSESVVNSGSTNGMSRREELLAVATKLFAARGYHGTRMDDVADAVGLNKATVYHYYASKSLILYDIYKGAADFTVDALHDDPSASARETIYHFTRRLLVGIASDIERAAVYFQEGPYISEWFTEEQVDYIREKEAQVYEHVRDVIDRGIASGEFNDCDSHVLALGYIGMTLGSYRWLRPHGRRTAQEIAVEFSSALLRGLIRDETVRATSPLGVGIDVTAKQ comes from the coding sequence ATGTCAGAGTCCGTAGTGAACTCCGGGTCGACCAACGGGATGTCCCGTCGCGAGGAACTGCTGGCCGTCGCCACCAAACTGTTCGCCGCGCGCGGCTACCACGGCACCCGGATGGACGACGTGGCCGACGCGGTGGGTCTGAACAAGGCCACCGTCTACCACTACTACGCCAGCAAGTCGCTGATCCTCTACGACATCTACAAGGGCGCCGCCGATTTCACCGTCGACGCGCTGCACGACGATCCGAGCGCGTCGGCGCGGGAGACGATCTACCACTTCACCCGGCGTCTGCTCGTCGGCATCGCCAGCGACATCGAGCGCGCGGCGGTGTACTTCCAGGAGGGTCCCTACATTTCCGAATGGTTCACCGAGGAGCAGGTGGACTACATCAGGGAGAAAGAGGCCCAGGTCTACGAGCACGTCCGCGACGTGATCGACCGCGGCATCGCCAGCGGCGAGTTCAACGACTGTGACTCGCACGTGCTCGCGCTGGGCTACATCGGGATGACGCTGGGCTCCTACCGCTGGTTGCGGCCCCACGGCAGACGCACCGCACAGGAGATCGCCGTCGAGTTCAGTTCGGCACTGCTGCGCGGGCTGATCCGCGACGAGACCGTGCGCGCGACCTCGCCGCTGGGCGTCGGCATCGACGTCACTGCGAAGCAGTAG
- the pntB gene encoding Re/Si-specific NAD(P)(+) transhydrogenase subunit beta, producing the protein MFTLETAATAAYVVAALLFILALAGLSKHETSRAGNTFGITGMAVALIATVALAIARDIEPLGLALLFAAMAIGAAIGLWRAKIVEMTGMPELIALLHSFVGLAAVLVGWNGYLHVEGDPGGAEAAHLASEGMLGIHSGEVVIGVFIGAVTFTGSIVANLKLSAKMKSAPMMLPGKNFLNVGALVVFAALTVWFVIDPALWLLIVVTVLALLLGWHLVASIGGGDMPVVVSMLNSYSGWAAAAAGFLLGNDLLIVTGALVGSSGAYLSYIMCKAMNRSFISVIAGGFGIEAGPAEDKDYGEHREITADGAAELLASASSVIITPGYGMAVAQAQYGVADLTRKLRERGVDVRFGIHPVAGRLPGHMNVLLAEAKVPYDIVLEMDEINDDFDGTSVVLVIGANDTVNPAASEDPSSPIAGMPVLTVWNADNVIVFKRSMASGYAGVQNPLFFRENTQMLFGDAKDRVDAINAALSETAKV; encoded by the coding sequence ATGTTCACTCTGGAAACCGCCGCCACCGCCGCCTACGTCGTCGCGGCGCTGCTGTTCATCCTCGCCCTCGCCGGCCTGTCCAAGCACGAGACGTCCAGGGCAGGAAACACGTTCGGCATCACCGGCATGGCCGTCGCGCTCATCGCGACGGTCGCGCTGGCGATCGCCCGCGACATCGAACCGCTCGGGTTGGCGCTGTTGTTCGCCGCGATGGCCATCGGTGCGGCGATCGGACTGTGGCGGGCGAAGATCGTCGAGATGACCGGCATGCCCGAGTTGATCGCACTGCTGCACTCGTTCGTGGGGTTGGCCGCGGTGCTGGTCGGCTGGAATGGCTACCTGCACGTCGAGGGCGACCCGGGCGGCGCCGAAGCCGCCCACCTCGCCTCCGAAGGCATGCTCGGCATCCACTCCGGCGAGGTCGTCATCGGCGTCTTCATCGGCGCGGTCACGTTCACCGGCTCCATCGTCGCCAACCTGAAGCTGTCGGCGAAGATGAAGAGCGCCCCGATGATGCTGCCCGGCAAGAACTTCCTCAATGTCGGCGCGTTGGTGGTGTTCGCCGCGCTGACCGTGTGGTTCGTCATCGACCCGGCACTGTGGCTGCTCATCGTCGTGACCGTGCTCGCACTGCTGCTCGGGTGGCATCTGGTGGCCTCGATCGGCGGCGGCGACATGCCCGTGGTGGTGTCGATGCTCAACAGCTACTCCGGGTGGGCCGCCGCGGCCGCGGGCTTCCTGCTCGGCAACGACCTGCTGATCGTCACCGGCGCACTCGTCGGCTCGTCCGGTGCGTACCTGTCCTACATCATGTGCAAGGCCATGAACCGGTCGTTCATCTCGGTGATCGCCGGCGGTTTCGGGATCGAGGCCGGGCCCGCCGAGGACAAGGATTACGGCGAGCACCGCGAGATCACCGCCGACGGCGCCGCCGAACTGCTCGCCTCGGCGAGTTCGGTGATCATCACCCCCGGCTACGGGATGGCCGTCGCGCAGGCCCAGTACGGGGTCGCCGACCTGACCCGCAAGCTGCGCGAGCGGGGCGTCGACGTGCGGTTCGGCATCCACCCGGTCGCGGGCCGGCTGCCCGGCCATATGAACGTGCTGCTCGCCGAGGCCAAGGTGCCCTACGACATCGTGCTGGAGATGGACGAGATCAACGACGACTTCGACGGCACCTCCGTCGTGCTCGTCATCGGCGCCAACGACACCGTCAACCCGGCGGCGTCGGAGGATCCGAGCAGCCCGATCGCGGGTATGCCCGTGCTGACGGTGTGGAACGCCGACAACGTGATCGTGTTCAAACGCTCGATGGCGTCCGGGTACGCCGGCGTGCAGAACCCGCTGTTCTTCCGCGAGAACACCCAGATGCTGTTCGGCGACGCGAAAGACCGCGTCGACGCGATCAACGCGGCGCTGTCGGAGACCGCGAAGGTCTAG
- a CDS encoding Re/Si-specific NAD(P)(+) transhydrogenase subunit alpha — translation MIIGIPRESMPGETRVAATPQTVGQLVKLGYQVAVETGAGAASSFSDDAYTAAGATVGPNTEVLASDVVLKVNAPSEAEIAALRDGATLISLISPALKPELVEQLATRPITVLAMDAVPRISRAQSLDVLSSMANIAGYRAVIEAAHKFGRFFTGQVTAAGKVPPAKVLVVGAGVAGLAAIGAAGSLGAIVRATDPRPEVADQVASLGGEYLAVDPAAAEVSATGYAKEMGDDYKAREAALYAEQCKDVDIIITTALIPGRPAPRIITAEMVASMKPGSVIVDMAAANGGNVEGTVKDEAVVTANGVTIIGYTDLAGRLPAQSSQLYGTNLVNLLKLLTPEKDGQLTLDWDDVVQRSVTVVRGGEITWPPPPVQVSAAPAAAVAATPVEPKPAKKPMTTARRLGVTFGVAAALLLLIALSPAALQVHLTVFALAIVIGYYVIGNVHHALHTPLMSVTNAISGIIVVGALLQIGHDLDSGGALITGLAFVAILLASINIFGGFAVTRRMLAMFSRS, via the coding sequence ATGATCATCGGGATACCGAGAGAGTCCATGCCCGGGGAGACGCGCGTCGCCGCGACCCCGCAGACCGTGGGACAACTGGTCAAGCTCGGCTACCAGGTAGCCGTGGAGACGGGCGCCGGGGCGGCGTCGAGCTTCTCCGACGACGCGTACACCGCCGCGGGGGCGACCGTCGGGCCGAACACCGAGGTGCTGGCCTCCGACGTGGTGCTGAAGGTGAACGCACCGAGCGAGGCCGAGATCGCGGCCCTGCGTGACGGTGCCACCCTGATCAGCCTGATCTCGCCTGCGTTGAAGCCCGAACTGGTCGAGCAACTCGCGACCCGCCCGATCACCGTGCTCGCGATGGACGCCGTGCCCCGGATCTCGCGGGCCCAGTCGCTGGACGTGCTGTCGTCGATGGCCAACATCGCGGGATACCGCGCGGTCATCGAGGCCGCCCACAAGTTCGGCAGGTTCTTCACCGGGCAGGTCACCGCCGCGGGTAAGGTGCCGCCGGCCAAGGTGCTCGTCGTCGGCGCGGGAGTGGCCGGCCTGGCCGCGATCGGCGCGGCGGGCAGTCTCGGCGCGATCGTGCGCGCCACCGACCCCCGTCCCGAGGTCGCCGACCAGGTGGCGTCGCTGGGCGGCGAATACCTGGCCGTAGACCCGGCCGCGGCCGAGGTGTCGGCCACCGGTTACGCCAAGGAGATGGGCGACGACTACAAGGCCCGCGAGGCGGCCCTGTACGCCGAGCAGTGCAAGGACGTCGACATCATCATCACCACCGCGCTGATACCGGGCCGCCCCGCGCCGCGCATCATCACCGCCGAGATGGTGGCCTCGATGAAGCCGGGCAGCGTGATCGTCGACATGGCCGCGGCCAACGGCGGCAACGTCGAGGGCACCGTCAAGGACGAGGCCGTCGTCACCGCCAACGGCGTCACGATCATCGGCTACACCGACCTGGCCGGCCGGTTGCCGGCGCAGTCGTCGCAGCTCTACGGCACCAACCTGGTCAACCTTCTCAAGCTGCTGACCCCGGAGAAGGACGGCCAGCTCACCCTCGACTGGGATGACGTGGTGCAGCGCTCGGTCACCGTGGTCCGCGGCGGCGAGATCACCTGGCCCCCGCCCCCGGTGCAGGTGTCGGCGGCACCGGCCGCCGCGGTCGCCGCGACGCCGGTCGAGCCCAAACCCGCCAAAAAGCCGATGACGACGGCGCGCAGGCTCGGGGTGACGTTCGGCGTCGCCGCCGCGCTACTGCTGCTCATCGCGCTTTCCCCCGCCGCGCTGCAGGTGCACCTGACCGTGTTCGCGCTGGCGATCGTGATCGGCTACTACGTGATCGGCAATGTGCACCACGCGCTGCACACCCCGCTGATGTCGGTGACCAACGCGATCTCAGGGATCATTGTCGTCGGCGCGCTCCTGCAGATCGGCCACGACCTGGACTCCGGCGGTGCCCTGATCACCGGGCTCGCCTTTGTCGCGATCCTGCTCGCCAGTATCAACATCTTCGGCGGCTTCGCGGTCACGCGCCGCATGCTCGCGATGTTCTCGAGAAGCTAG
- a CDS encoding SRPBCC family protein: MPLVSKTVEVSASAETIMAIVADFEKYPEWNEEIKGCWILARYNDGRPSQLRLDVVVQGQAGTFITAVYYPAENQIFTMLQQGDHFTKQEQRFAVVPMGPTSLLTVDLDVEVSMPVPAVMVKKVIGDTLDYLAENLKTRAEHLTAS; this comes from the coding sequence ATGCCGCTGGTGAGTAAGACCGTCGAGGTCTCCGCATCCGCCGAGACGATCATGGCGATCGTCGCCGACTTCGAGAAGTACCCGGAGTGGAACGAAGAGATCAAGGGATGCTGGATCCTGGCGCGCTACAACGACGGCCGACCCAGCCAGCTGCGCCTCGACGTGGTCGTGCAGGGCCAGGCCGGCACCTTCATCACCGCCGTGTACTACCCGGCCGAGAACCAGATCTTCACGATGCTGCAGCAGGGTGACCACTTCACCAAGCAGGAGCAGCGGTTCGCCGTGGTCCCGATGGGCCCGACCTCGCTGCTGACCGTCGACCTGGACGTCGAGGTCAGCATGCCGGTGCCGGCCGTCATGGTGAAGAAGGTCATCGGCGACACCCTGGACTACCTCGCGGAGAATCTGAAGACCCGGGCCGAGCACCTCACCGCGTCGTAG
- a CDS encoding M42 family metallopeptidase, with the protein MAVDEQDYRTLLQELLLAYGPCGQEDAVREVCRRELAPIVDETWVDTAGNLVGVLRGGDGPAVRVMAHMDELSMLVKRVDPDGILHLTPLGTMYPGNFGLGPVAVLGSHTTVCGVLALGSEHTTHESTRIWRTKPDQGDKALDWPDVYVFTGLTSDELTQAGVAAGTRVCVERTRRTLTEVGHDYLGCYFLDDRAAVTALLMCAAELSSGPAPTGDVYFVFTVNEELGGLGGTYASRTLPGELTLALEVGPTEPEYGTSVHGGPIVAYGDAMCIYDRDVADGLMDVARGLELHPQSAVLGAFESDASHSKANGACARAGLLCLPTLSTHGYEVIARSAIPDMAAVLTRFLGGPGPDSRPTASQ; encoded by the coding sequence ATGGCCGTTGACGAGCAGGACTACCGCACGCTGTTGCAGGAACTACTTCTCGCGTACGGGCCGTGCGGGCAGGAGGACGCGGTGCGTGAGGTCTGCCGACGCGAACTCGCACCGATCGTCGACGAGACCTGGGTGGATACCGCCGGCAACCTGGTCGGGGTGTTGCGCGGCGGGGACGGGCCCGCGGTGCGGGTCATGGCACACATGGACGAGCTGTCGATGCTGGTCAAACGCGTTGATCCCGACGGCATCCTGCATCTGACGCCACTGGGCACGATGTACCCGGGCAACTTCGGGCTCGGCCCGGTCGCGGTGCTGGGCTCGCACACCACGGTGTGCGGCGTGCTCGCCCTGGGCTCCGAACACACCACCCACGAGTCCACCCGGATCTGGCGAACGAAGCCGGACCAGGGTGACAAGGCCCTGGACTGGCCCGACGTGTACGTCTTCACCGGCCTCACCTCCGACGAGCTCACGCAGGCAGGCGTCGCTGCGGGGACCCGGGTGTGTGTCGAGCGCACTCGGCGCACGCTCACCGAAGTCGGCCACGACTACCTCGGCTGCTATTTCCTCGACGACCGCGCCGCGGTGACAGCACTGCTGATGTGCGCGGCAGAGTTGAGCAGCGGGCCGGCACCCACCGGCGACGTGTACTTCGTGTTCACCGTCAACGAGGAACTCGGCGGGCTCGGCGGCACGTACGCCAGCCGAACCCTGCCCGGCGAACTCACGCTGGCCCTGGAGGTGGGGCCGACCGAACCCGAGTACGGGACCTCGGTGCACGGCGGCCCGATCGTCGCCTACGGCGACGCGATGTGCATCTACGACCGGGACGTGGCCGACGGCCTGATGGACGTCGCGCGTGGTCTGGAACTCCACCCGCAGTCCGCGGTGCTCGGGGCGTTCGAATCCGACGCGTCCCATTCGAAGGCCAACGGAGCCTGCGCCCGAGCGGGCCTGCTGTGCCTGCCGACGCTGAGCACCCACGGGTACGAGGTGATCGCCCGCAGCGCGATCCCGGACATGGCTGCGGTGCTGACCCGTTTCCTCGGCGGACCCGGACCCGACAGCAGGCCTACTGCTTCGCAGTGA
- a CDS encoding taurine ABC transporter substrate-binding protein, with translation MRFKALLVALVAGMLALAGCSVGSGGQSGNDPEKPTIRIGYQTFPSGDLIVKNNKWLEEALPDHNIKWVKFDSGADVNTAFVADELDFGALGSSPVARGLSEPLNIPYQVAFILDVAGDNEALVARNAAGITTIADLRGKRVATPFASTAHYSLLAALDQNGLSPNDVQLIDLQPQAILAAWERGDIDAAYTWLPTLNELRKTGKDLITSRQLAAEGKPTLDLAVVSSEFAKSHPEVVDTWRKQQARALDVIAEDPAAAAKAIAAEVGLTPEDIEGQLTQTVFLTPEQVASAEWLGDDGKPGNLAANLQSASEFLAEQKQIPAAAPLKTFQDGLYTKGLPGVLTE, from the coding sequence ATGAGATTCAAGGCCCTTCTCGTCGCGCTCGTCGCGGGCATGCTGGCGTTGGCCGGGTGCTCCGTCGGCTCTGGGGGTCAGTCCGGCAATGACCCGGAGAAGCCCACGATCCGCATCGGGTACCAGACCTTCCCGAGCGGCGACCTGATCGTCAAGAACAACAAGTGGCTCGAAGAGGCACTGCCCGATCACAACATCAAATGGGTCAAGTTCGACTCCGGGGCCGACGTCAACACCGCGTTCGTCGCCGATGAGCTCGACTTCGGCGCGCTGGGCTCCAGCCCGGTGGCGCGCGGGCTGTCCGAACCCCTGAACATCCCCTACCAGGTCGCGTTCATCCTCGACGTGGCCGGCGACAATGAGGCGCTGGTGGCACGCAACGCCGCCGGCATCACCACGATCGCCGACCTCAGAGGCAAGCGCGTCGCCACCCCGTTCGCATCGACGGCGCATTACAGCCTGCTCGCGGCGCTGGACCAGAACGGGTTGTCGCCCAACGACGTTCAACTGATCGACCTGCAGCCGCAGGCCATCCTCGCCGCGTGGGAGCGCGGTGACATCGACGCCGCCTACACGTGGCTGCCGACCCTGAACGAGCTGCGCAAGACCGGCAAGGACCTCATCACCAGCCGCCAACTCGCCGCCGAGGGCAAACCCACGCTGGACCTCGCCGTGGTCTCGAGCGAATTCGCGAAGTCCCACCCCGAGGTCGTCGACACCTGGCGCAAGCAGCAGGCGCGCGCCCTCGACGTCATCGCCGAGGATCCCGCAGCCGCCGCGAAAGCCATCGCCGCCGAGGTCGGTCTGACACCGGAGGACATCGAAGGGCAACTGACGCAGACGGTGTTCCTGACCCCCGAGCAGGTCGCGTCGGCCGAATGGCTCGGAGACGACGGCAAGCCCGGCAATCTGGCCGCCAACCTGCAGAGCGCCTCGGAGTTCCTCGCCGAGCAGAAGCAGATCCCGGCTGCGGCGCCGCTGAAGACGTTCCAGGACGGGCTCTACACCAAGGGACTGCCGGGTGTCCTCACCGAGTGA
- a CDS encoding ABC transporter permease codes for MSVFVDITPSEAEAPSPVPRTGARPARQWRSRLTRAALPLLSVVVFGVVWQLAAASGIWNQTFVPYPATVWNAFVDVSTTHDGVRGYAGYLLWEHLYMTLRRVFAGVLIGVALGVLLGLLMGSVPWLRSVLEPWLTFLRALPPLAYFFLLVIWLGIDEAPKITLLALAALPAAAVATTAAVVAAPVGLTEAARALGASRGQVIRDVVIPSALPETFTGIRLAVGMAYSAVVAAELFNGIPGVGGLVKDASNYNNTPVVLVGIFAIGFSGLVIDGLLRAAERRSVPWRGMI; via the coding sequence GTGTCCGTTTTCGTCGACATCACGCCGTCCGAGGCCGAGGCGCCTTCCCCGGTGCCCCGCACCGGCGCGCGCCCGGCACGGCAGTGGCGTAGCCGGCTGACCCGTGCGGCGCTGCCGCTGCTGTCGGTCGTCGTCTTCGGCGTCGTGTGGCAGCTCGCCGCCGCCAGCGGCATCTGGAACCAGACCTTCGTGCCCTACCCGGCGACGGTGTGGAACGCGTTCGTCGACGTCTCGACCACCCACGACGGAGTCCGCGGCTACGCCGGCTACCTGCTGTGGGAGCACCTCTACATGACGCTGCGCCGCGTCTTCGCCGGCGTTCTCATCGGAGTGGCCCTCGGAGTGCTGCTGGGCCTGCTGATGGGATCGGTGCCCTGGTTGCGCAGCGTGCTCGAACCGTGGCTGACGTTTCTGCGGGCACTTCCGCCGCTGGCCTACTTCTTCCTGCTCGTCATCTGGCTGGGGATCGACGAGGCGCCGAAGATCACGCTGCTCGCGCTGGCCGCGCTGCCCGCCGCCGCGGTGGCGACCACCGCGGCCGTCGTCGCAGCGCCGGTCGGGCTCACCGAGGCCGCGCGTGCCCTCGGGGCGAGCCGGGGCCAGGTGATCCGCGACGTGGTGATCCCGTCCGCGCTGCCGGAGACCTTCACCGGGATCCGGCTCGCCGTCGGCATGGCCTATTCGGCGGTGGTCGCCGCGGAGCTGTTCAACGGCATCCCCGGAGTGGGCGGACTGGTGAAGGACGCGAGCAACTACAACAACACCCCGGTGGTGCTGGTCGGGATCTTCGCGATCGGCTTCTCGGGCCTGGTCATCGACGGTTTACTGCGCGCTGCGGAACGCCGCAGCGTCCCCTGGAGAGGAATGATATGA
- a CDS encoding ABC transporter ATP-binding protein translates to MSSPSDTEPVAPQRRSGAIQIRSVSHRYGQGRDEVTALGPVDLTVEPGSFLVLVGASGCGKSTLLRLLAGFESPTDGSVDVEGVPPTPGVTAGVVFQQPRLFPWRTVGGNVELALKYAKVPRDKRSERRDELLERVGLGGTAGRRIWEISGGQQQRVAIARALAAETPLFLLDEPFAALDALTRERLQEDVRQVSAESGRTTVFVTHSADEAAFLGSRIVVLTRRPGQIALDIPVDLPRTGVDPEELRRSPEYGELRAEVGAAVRRAAA, encoded by the coding sequence GTGTCCTCACCGAGTGACACCGAACCTGTTGCGCCACAGCGACGTAGCGGTGCGATCCAGATCAGGTCGGTGTCGCACCGCTACGGGCAGGGGCGTGACGAGGTCACCGCGCTGGGCCCCGTCGACCTGACCGTCGAACCGGGATCGTTCCTGGTGCTCGTCGGGGCCTCGGGTTGCGGCAAGAGCACGCTGTTGCGACTGCTGGCCGGGTTCGAGTCGCCCACAGACGGTTCGGTGGACGTCGAGGGTGTGCCGCCCACACCGGGTGTGACGGCGGGCGTGGTGTTCCAGCAGCCGCGGCTGTTCCCGTGGCGCACCGTCGGCGGCAATGTCGAGCTCGCACTGAAGTACGCGAAAGTGCCGCGCGACAAGCGTTCTGAGCGGCGTGACGAGCTACTCGAGCGGGTCGGTCTCGGCGGGACCGCGGGACGGCGCATCTGGGAGATCAGCGGCGGGCAGCAGCAGCGGGTCGCGATCGCCCGGGCGCTGGCCGCCGAGACCCCGCTCTTCCTGCTCGACGAACCGTTCGCGGCGCTCGACGCGTTGACCCGGGAACGGCTGCAGGAGGACGTCCGTCAGGTCAGCGCCGAATCGGGCAGGACGACGGTGTTCGTCACCCACAGCGCCGACGAGGCGGCGTTCCTCGGCTCCAGGATCGTCGTGCTGACCCGCCGGCCCGGACAGATCGCGCTCGACATCCCGGTCGATCTGCCGCGCACGGGCGTCGATCCCGAGGAGTTGCGGCGGTCGCCGGAGTACGGCGAGTTGAGGGCGGAGGTGGGTGCCGCGGTGAGAAGAGCCGCGGCGTAG